In Besnoitia besnoiti strain Bb-Ger1 chromosome I, whole genome shotgun sequence, the genomic window CGTAGCGCGGGGTTGGACTGTGacccgctgcgtctgcaaTGGAGCGTAAACAAAACTGTCGTCTGCGTTCTGCTGTTTCCCTCAGATCATCCGTGTTGCAGAGATCAAGGCTAGCCAGTGCAAGCGCCCGCACATGCTCCAGATGTTCGACAGCAAGCTAAAGCTGCCCGCCATCCGCCGCATCTTCCCTACTCCCAAGGACAAGAAgtctgtcttctgcgcgagAAAGCCCACTCTGTTCCTCCACTAAACTCGAGTGTTTCCTTTTCTATCTTGATTCCAAAGTCTCTGTGTAGTACGTGGCACCTGGAAACGgctttcgtcttctcggTCGAAGGGCTTCTTTAGGACGCCCTTCTGCTGCACCAacgtgcgccgcgccgcgggcaaCGGAGCGGATGAGTAAAGACTGTCAGTTGAACCAGGGGGTGCAGCTCTTCTCTCTGAATTGAAGCCGCCGCGTATGGCGAGATCCGATGGAGGCGCGTCCACGGCAATCTTGCGTGCGCGCATCTGGTGCTACGGACGCTGTGAGCTGCCGTTGGCGTGGCGTCGATCCCTCAGATCACATCGCCGGATGCTAAAACTCGAGTTTTAGCGGGAGAGGGAGGTCCCAAAATTTGCTGATTACGAGCGCTCTAAACCGCTGGTAGTAGCCCCGGCAGCACGGCAGAACGGGTGTAGATTGTGGTTCCTGGAGCAGGAGACGCTTAGCGACAGGCGGGATAGCGGCTGGCATGTGCCGATGATTTTCTCCTAGAAATTACTGATGAATGACACGAGCTGTACCGTAGACTGGAGGAAGCACGGCACCCGCTGCCAAGTGCGCAAGCGCTCGTCACATGGTTCTCACGTACCTTGCGCCCGCGACGTGGTGGGAACACACACAAGCACTGCGAGGCCTACGGTGGTCGCTTAGCTACGCGGGAAACGATTTGCTACGGGTCAGGACGTCCCGCAGACACATGATCCAATTTATCTTCATAAGTGGAGTTCACCGGGACAGATAACCCAAGCGGAAACGGCACGGGTGGACGCACGAGATACACATGCGTGAATGGTTTGGGCATAAGCTTTTTATGATAATACCGACGTGCAGAAGTACTATTTTCCAATATAACCTGAACTTCGCAAGTAACGTTAGCTGCGGCTTGAGAGGAGCATCAAATTCAGGGGGTAGAAGTCCTGCCGGTCTTCGGAGCATTCGGATGAGAGACATGCAAGGCAGCTGCTACCAACCCGGCGAGGACCAGCGAGCCACCTGCCACAAGGCAAAGACCGCCGATGCCGCTGTGTGCGTAGAAGCCTGACGAAGAAGCCAGCCAGGCGAGAACCTGCATCATCACACGCACGCAGGGGTGGCAGTATGCGACACCAGCCCATTTCCTTCGGTGGTGGCGTTCCCCTTCCTCGTGAAGAGGAGATTCTGAGCAACGTGCTAACAGGGAAACTGTAACGGCACCGATGCGTCCAGCGGCAagcctacatatatatatgtagatatatatagattgatagatatagatagatagatatagattGATAGATATAGAGAGAtggatatagatagatatagatagatagatatagatagatggatatagatagatggatatagatagatatagatagatagatatactGGATATACATCCATTCATCGGGAAGACGGATCCGCAGGTCTCCCTGGAGAGCAGGGTACTTGTTCGGTTGTTTTGCGTCTCGAGTCTACACCGGCACATCGACTGTAGAAAACCACATAGCCTGTTCCTTAGCTAGCGCCCACAGTGGGGATCGATTTGACAACAGCCAATCAGGGAGATGATGCATACAAATCACTAATCCTTTGCTTCGTAATCATGGAACTCactcctgcgcctgctgccttgGAGGTGCAAAGCATTATCAAAAGCTGTGATGGAGGCAGTCCGAGCACGTTTTGCGCAAAAGGGAATAGCAGCCATGTCGTGCTGCAGGCACCAACACTCCACAACATAAGTTGCCTACCTGTGTGGCGGAATTATATTTTGACACTAAAGTGGTACGGACCGCGGTACGGGCTTCTAAAGATTGGCGAGCTACTCCTGCTGTAGCGTGTCTCTAAGAAATGCAACCTGAAACTCCTGAACCCCTTGTCCGTTGCTCCACCACGGCGGTTCCGCTTGATAAAGCAGCGAAACATGCTAGCCCAGCCGGGAGTATCCCTCTCGCGATGCAGTGCCTGACTCACCAAGCATCCAGGATCCGCACACCGGAGAGCCAGCCCAGAAACAATGCGTTCGCCGCGAAGCGATTGTGCCCGTTGATAAACTGCCAAAAATTCAACCCGTCCCCGGAGAGTGACCCAACCCCTCCGCCAGCGGCCAGAGTCCTGCCGGCCCCTGCGGCAAATCTTTCACCAGCGAGAACCAATCCGGACAAGCACCACAGCCAAGGTAACCCCTTCCGCGAGATGTCCTTCGATCTGGAGAGCCGGCTTCGGTCACCACCTATGTGCACCGActgaggcgcagaagggcaCGCGTCCTCTAAAGCGAAAAATGGAGCGAGGTagaaggagaagcagagaaggagtCCTATTGAGCCTGCATTTATGTATGAGACATCGTGGTCAGATATTTGAAAGTCTTCCTGCCCCACGAACCGCCAGGAAGCCTGAACAAGAAAGACAGCCTGTTAAAAAGGCAGCACACCAGCAACGGAAAACACTGTAGTCATCAGCGGGACGGCCATAATCGAGGGACTGACATTCTAATCAAGGCGCCTTCACTTGCTTTCGTCCCTTTGATAAGTCTACAACCCTTACAGGCGTTgctgaaaaaaacacacaacCTTCAAGAACTCCAGGAAAGAGGCACCCAATTTGAAGGGCTACGCTGGGCAGTCTATAAAGGTGGAGTAGTGTTCGGAGTGCATACACTCTCTACTACCTGCTAAAACATCGCCAGCCGGTAGCATAGGGTTTCCCCTTTTCTGGTATAGCGGCATCACCACATGTTCTGTGACGGCACTCTCCTGCCCGACGCGTTGCCTTTGTCTATTTCATGTAGGCATTTCAAATTCAGGGCGCTGCAATCCCAAACCGGCTCCTCTTCCCGACTTACCATTCCGTGTAGGGCAGTTATCGCCGCAATCAGGGTGTACTTGAGGACAGCCTGGTCGATGCGACCTGGCAGTCGCGAGGACCGGTCGAGAAATCGCCCCGCGTCCAGCGGGTTTCCCGTAGGAACTGAGCTGCCTTGCCTTATTGCTTGCGCATGCGACTTGTGGAAAGATCCAGCAGGAGCGCGCGGActtcctgcctccgcgctggTCCCTCCGTAGAAGGTCCACATCGCCCCGGCAGTAACCAGAGAGGACTGCTCTTCCACGACAACCTGTCCATACACACGAGGAAAGCACACCACACGCGGTCGCTACCAGCTGTTGTACTGAAGGACACTTGGGACAGAAAACTGGAGCAAGCCCCGATTTTCTGTTCAAGTATCCCTGTCACCATCACTGCGCAGTTCCCTCTGTGAGCCAGGGGGTGTGTCTGTATTCCGGCCTGGGCGACCGCTGCCtcaagaagacgcggaaggcccTCGTGCTTTGACAGGTCCCAGACTTATGTGACAAAAGAAGGGATGCAGTAGGTCACCACAAGCTAGACGTGGGCTTCCGAAGGAGACAGGTCCCTCCGTTCATCCTGGGAGAGGCGCATGAAGCGTCATGCGTGACTTCTTACCTCGCACCCTATGAACTCTCCACGGAGACATGAGGTTTCCCAATCGTGTTTGCTCTCTCTCATGAGAACGGACGTCAGGAGTTGCAGAAGGGCGAAGGCTAGACCTGTGCCCATAAGCATGAGGGGAACCCGCGCCAGAATCTCTTCTTGGAGGTAAAATCGCTCCCCGAGTCGCCAGGATCTCTCGCCTAGTATGGTTTGGGAAGCGGGCCTCTCCGATTGCGAGTTTGGCCTCGCATAGCCCGCCGGGGTCTCCAGAGGGTGCACCGCTGACAGGGTCGCGGGGCTCAAGTCGTCGGGATTGAGAAAGATTGAATGCAGGAGAGGCAGGACGGCAGTTGAcacgcagcggaggacgaagaagagacctGAAGCAGACACAGGGAGCCTGAAATGCTACAGAatgcggaggacgaagaagagacctGAAGCAGACACAGGGAGCCTGAAATGCTATAGAATTTAGGGTTTAGTCCGCAGAGGAGCTGAGCAGAACAAGGCAACGCCTGATCGCGGCAGACAACTCAAGTCGCAGTCGACCAAACTCACcggctgcgcagcttccCATCCTGCGTCCTCCGACGCCTAACACAGGCGAGAGTTGGCCTCTGAGCGGCAATCCATGCATAAGTCCGGCGCCGATGCCGCCTCCAACGGCGTATGTGCAACAGAACAGGAGGGGGTGGCCCACGAGGGTGCTTGGTGTCAGCAGGAAAGCGGAAAGCAGGAGGGAGCCGGAGAGCAGCCAcccagagaggagagcagagagaggcagagagaggaaggagatcAGCTTGAGTGAGAGCGGAGCTGCCAGCGCTGCAACGGAAGCAGGAAAGGCGGAAACGGTACGTGCTGAAAAGGAGGAAAGAGAGCGGCCTCCTCAAAGCGGGTCAGCGCAGTCGCCTGCTACTCTGGCCTGGCGAGGCCGGCCTAGAAGAAATGCAAAACGGACCCCTATTCTCACCACGAACCGCCGCATGCATCCTAGAGTGTGTGCAGGCCATGTTTCTCAAAGTTGCAGTTCATTCTTCCGCGTAGAGCCTGGCTGGCACGCACTGGCGCGCTTTGCTCCCCTCCTTGTCATGCGTACCTTGAAGCGCCCCCtgaacagagagaagaaccAGAATCTCTTGGAACCCCACATCCTGCAGACCGATTTGCCGCAAGTAAGACGCCAAGTAGCATGACAGGCTGCCGTAGGTCGCCCCAGCCACGCAGGTCAGCCCAAACAGACACACACCCACGACTGGCGCCCACCggggcgccttctcgcttgAAGCTCGCCACGCCAGGCCGCCTTTTGACGCTTCGCAGCTCGACGATGTCCGCGGGCTGTCGGTTCCGGCGACCTGCTGGAGGGCGGCAGGCAAGCTCGCGCCCCCCACGCCCCAGAATTCCGAGTCCTCCAAAGACTCTGTTCTCCCCGAAAtgccgccgacgccctcTCGTCCGGCGCGAGAagggccgccggcgctccccGATATCAACGCCAAAgggtcgcgcccgcgctgcatttggaggcgcctcgcggcgccgtttCTGTCAGCCCCCTGGGACGGCGCTGTGGACGCCTCGCCAGGCGCAGGGAAAGCCGGAGCTGTCTCCATTGTGCCGCCGACGTTTCCCCTTTTTGGGAGGTGGCTCGCAGAACGTGGGTGGAGGTCAGTGATAtgcggcgcgtccgcatGCCGCTCTGAGCTGTAATTTGCAGCCTGCATCCCTTCGCTCGAAGCCTTGCGCGAGTATCTTCGTTCGCGGTCTTCCACAAACGAGAGGCGgtgagacgccgccgcggaggcgcgtccaGCCGGAAGTCTAGGCGCCTCTTTCTCCCCAAAGGTAGACCGGGAGTCGCTGTCGTCAGCCTCTCCAGAAgtccgcgagacgccgcgggaTCTTGGCATCGAGGAAGGGGGGGTATGGGGTGCGCTGTAGCGGGCAACAGCAGGGCCTCTGACCGCGCAGTTGCGTGCATCGTTGTATGCCGTGCCCGTCGGGACGCGCTCATCGCGAGCACGCCcccaggcgctggaggcttCCTTGACCTCTGCCCCGAGCATgagctcgctctcgctctgaGGGGGCCTCCGCGTTGCCGTTTCCGCGGTATCGCTGCGCTATGGGGAAttcgcgcggaaggcgcaggacACAGCTGAAGCTGTGCAACCAGGTATATGGAAAGGAGACGCCCAAGCGTCACGGGGAGCGGAGAGTAGGAGCAGTTCTCGAGAGCGAGAATTTCAAGTCTGGGGCTTCAGAAGGGACTGCCCGGCTGTCAGACAGAGGGCAGCCTAAGTGCCGTCGGCtggccgcgcctccgtcctGGGCTCCAGCTCTTGAAAGACAGAGCGAGCTGCCGGTCAAAGTAGTCAGTGGTGAATAtcaggagagaaagaaggagacaggTAGAAGCACAGGCCGCGTGCTTTTGAGAAAttccacgcgcgcgcgcgccccggCATCGCTGGACGAGTCCGAGtccgcgcgtgtgtgcagcggcgcacaCTGGCGCCCACCGACGTGACAAAGAGAAGTCTCTTTTTATTCAATGCATTTATGACGACTGTTCAGAGAAGACAacaagaagaggcgcgcgactgcATTTGCCATACGGGAGACGAACCGTAGGGCCCTGGCaagcgagacggcggcgttCCCTCAGCTGGTGCGCAAGAGACCGTCTGTTGCCCTGACTCCATATAGAAAACAGGGGTATGCCTCCAAAAAACTGCGAGACAATAGCAGAGACTGGACCACCGGCGCGGGAAAAGTCAGGTTCCTAAAGATCTTGGACAGTTTGAGAAGACGACAGGGCGATACCCACCAGGGTGAAGGGGCGGTTTCCGTGTCTGCATCTATCAATAGCCGGCGAGGGGCGAAAATACACAGGACTGGATACGATGCCGATTCCAGCACGTTTCAACAGATCCCCGTGTGGTCGCTCTACACAGTTTGCTTTGATGGAGACTATATCCAGGAAAGAAGCACGTCAGCTCGGAAGCGCCGTTCTCAAGACTTTGACGAGACAGCGGCTGGAGACAGCTGCTACCAGATGGGCGCGGGCAACGGAGGAGAGGACGTGCAAAACAGGGCAGGAATTTCAGCTCGTCGCGAGCGACTGCCCTTTCTCCACTCATCCTTGCTTCGTTTTCAACAGTCAAAAAGTATGTGGTCTCCCTGCAAACGATTAATAGTCCACAGGCGCCTTGTCGCTCTTCGTTTCTTGCTTAtgccctgcggccgcgcgcgattCAGGTGTCTCCCCTGCGCAAAGCAGATCTGCCGCGGCACTTGTGTCCGCGTTTCTCTTCCTTGCAGGTGGAACCGAGAGGTTTCTCTCCTTTGCTCTGCTTCCCTGAAAGACAGATCTTCTCGAGTGCCCCTCCTTCCTTCTGCTCAACAGAAGCATCCAAAAAGGGGGTCGCCTcgacgctgctgccgcgcttccgcttctggCGGCGTGACGTACTCCGAGTTGCTGTTGCCGGTTCTTGAGGACTCGTGCGCGTCACTGAGGTGAAATGAAAGCGCGCACCTGCATTTCGGAGCCTCCAGCAAAGAGTTTTCGCCCCCGCAGTCTTCGGAGCCCCAGAGTGGAGTTCGTGCTGGGCGCATCCGAGCGCAGCGTCCGCAGAAGGCCCCTCTCTGTGTGCCTTACCGCTCGTTCCTCCCCGCATTATCGTCCTGAACTCTCTCGTTGGTCTCCGGAGCTTCCCCGACAGTGTGTGCACCTCCTCTGCTAAGCCGAGGAACTCCGAGTGGCGCGGCAGGTCAAGGTCCCTACGTGAATGCAGCGCATGTCAGCATcgggcgccgctcgcttTCCCGTAGGAAACTGGGGATGCGTTCTCTGCCCGCGGCTCCGTCTCAGTTTCAAAAAGTTCTTCTCAGAGCCCCGAAAGCCCCTGTCCCCCTCAATGGACTGAGCAGAAGACGCCTGTCGATTGCAGCTTTCCGCGCGGTGACTCTGCTCGCGGGCCTTCGTGGGAAGCGGAGCTTTCGCCCCTTCCTGCGGCGAGTCCGGCGAGCTGGAAAGGCAGGTTGTCTTTCCCCGTCTTCCTGTGCGCGTTCGCCCTCTGTTGGGTGTTTTCCTTCGCACTGCCTCTAGAACGGCGCCGTCTCAATGCCGTCACGGCGGCCCTTTGactccgcgggcgcagatttgcctctctctctcgaagAGCTTCGGCGAGAGTTTTCTCCTTCCCGAGCGTTCGAGagaagcgcgtcgccgactgcgtttccggcgcgctcgctgtcAGACGAGAAtccttcgccgcggagtGCCAAAGGCAGTggggaggccgcgaggggagcgctccagcgcgcctcgTTAGCGTCCTCTCACCCGTCTCCGCCGACCCAATGCCGCGAAGCCTCAGCAGACTGGGGCGCGACCAGAAGCAAGCGATCAGGATGCGCGGACCGCAGACGGGGATCCACGCCTCTGCGGAGTCGCAGACAGCCTCAAGGCCGCCCAGTCTcggccgctctctcgcgcgggggggggggcggccgcgcagccgcggagacgagcgcgcTTCCGCCAGCGTGCCGATGGGCGGCTCTCGACGTGCTGTTGAGCGAAGATGTCCTGCGGTGTCTCTTGTCGTACTGCGggccgcgagaggccgctgcagtgtctgctgtctccgtcgcatGCAGGGGGGCCCTGGCGGTTGAGAGCCTCGAGCCCCTCTGGTACGCCTGGTGGCTAGAGCGGCGGTTTCACTTCTGGCCGCAtacgcaggcgcctcccgACGCCCTGCCCTGTGCGTTCGCGCTCGGCCTCTTCAgcagcgaggcccgcggcgcaagcggagaaggcgcacgcgcctcgcaggcggagagggggACCGCAGCCTCTGACGAGCCCAGTGCACCTCCTTCGTGTTTCGAGGACGCGGATGTGGCGTCTCCCCACCCCCGCCGGGTGCCTCTGCACTCTCttcagggcggcggcggtcagGCGTCGTCTGGCGAGGGAACCGGCGAAGCACACGCAGGGGACGTGGAGGAGGACTTGCCTTCAgacgcgtcggcgcgaggTCCGCACCCGCTGAACTCGGAAGACGGTCTCGAGACAGCGGGATGTCCGCGGACGACGCCTCCGCTGAGTTGGGGGATAGGGCTccacagcggcggcgtgtgGAGGCGGCAGTTCCTCTGGAGTTCCCGCACCCAGCACAACTGGTCCACAGGCCGATGCCAGCGGTTTCTGCTTCAGGCAGGCGACCActcgctcctctccgtcgctctgCATCCCACTTATCAGTCGCCCCTATGCTCCTGCCATTCCTTGCAGTCTGTGTTTTCCACGAAACTCCAACGGCGCAGGTCACGACGTTCTTCTGCAGCGGGAACGGAGCTCCGGGGTCCTGGAGGGTCCTCACccagccgcggagactccgccgccgctggggaCACCCCACGGGGTTTGTCGAGCGAGCTTTCTTGCGGCCAGAGCGGAGAGACTTCCCGCGAGTTTtcggcgcaggagacagagTTGAGCTCTGCACTCTCTAGCGCGTGCGAtctcccttctctcgccgcaggcgtgGACGAAGGCATGCTCCATcgagtggaggcgacggccaAATGCGCATCACTCTCTTGCTCTACGGtgccggaggagacgagaggagacagaggggagAAGCCCTGGTGCCCGTCACCCGTGGACCGCCTCCGGCAGAAGAGCGCGGAGGGTCGGAAGTCAGCCTCGTCGGCAGGCGGGCGGCCTGGCAGCCGCTCTCGCCACCGGGAGCTCTGCAATGACTGCAGTGACGAAGAcaccagcggccgcgcggagtACCCGAACGAGGGCGACacttctccgcgccttccggATCTGGGCTTCCGGGCACGATTCTTCTACGTGGAGGGCGGCCTGGGGAACGTCCTCGAGCAGCGGACATGCTTTTTCACTGCATCGCCTGACCGCGTGGCTCTCCACGAACACATGCCTTCATCCAGCGGGGGGGCGCTCACGAgccgcgccgaccgccaCAGCCAGAGCGACCTGCGAAGCAGCGGAAAGcctgaggagaagaagggtCGCTCGCCGAtgccttcgccctctctgGGCCCGCGACTGCATCCTGACGTGCTGTCGAAGCTGCTGAGTTCTCCCTGTCTGCCATCCactgacgcggcgccgccagcaagCGCGCGGGAGGGCGCGATCTCGGACCTCGACTCATACGAAATGTATCTGTGGAGCCAAACAGGGTGTGCACCAAACAACTTCAAAAACCGGacgtcctccgcgggcggAGGACTgggggcgagagagaactcCGActcaggcgcctctcgcagcgCGTTGAGTGCGTtcgagggaggcggagccTCCAGCCTGCTGGGACCTCTCCACGCGGGCGGGTctgcgggcggaggcggaggcgggcggcggaacAAAA contains:
- a CDS encoding hypothetical protein (encoded by transcript BESB_001590), coding for MLGAEVKEASSAWGRARDERVPTGTAYNDARNCAVRGPAVARYSAPHTPPSSMPRSRGVSRTSGEADDSDSRSTFGEKEAPRLPAGRASAAASHRLSFVEDRERRYSRKASSEGMQAANYSSERHADAPHITDLHPRSASHLPKRGNVGGTMETAPAFPAPGEASTAPSQGADRNGAARRLQMQRGRDPLALISGSAGGPSRAGREGVGGISGRTESLEDSEFWGVGGASLPAALQQVAGTDSPRTSSSCEASKGGLAWRASSEKAPRWAPVVGVCLFGLTCVAGATYGSLSCYLASYLRQIGLQDVGFQEILVLLSVQGALQALAAPLSLKLISFLSLPLSALLSGWLLSGSLLLSAFLLTPSTLVGHPLLFCCTYAVGGGIGAGLMHGLPLRGQLSPVLGVGGRRMGSCAAGLFFVLRCVSTAVLPLLHSIFLNPDDLSPATLSAVHPLETPAGYARPNSQSERPASQTILGERSWRLGERFYLQEEILARVPLMLMGTGLAFALLQLLTSVLMRESKHDWETSCLRGEFIGCEVVVEEQSSLVTAGAMWTFYGGTSAEAGSPRAPAGSFHKSHAQAIRQGSSVPTGNPLDAGRFLDRSSRLPGRIDQAVLKYTLIAAITALHGMASWRFVGQEDFQISDHDVSYINAGSIGLLLCFSFYLAPFFALEDACPSAPQSVHIGAGRTLAAGGGVGSLSGDGLNFWQFINGHNRFAANALFLGWLSGVRILDACTTWLLFPFAQNVLGLPPSQLLIMLCTSKAAGAGVLAWLASSSGFYAHSGIGGLCLVAGGSLVLAGLVAAALHVSHPNAPKTGRTSTP
- a CDS encoding WD domain, G-beta repeat-containing protein (encoded by transcript BESB_001600); this encodes MPSRRPFDSAGADLPLSLEELRREFSPSRAFERSASPTAFPARSLSDENPSPRSAKGSGEAARGALQRASLASSHPSPPTQCREASADWGATRSKRSGCADRRRGSTPLRSRRQPQGRPVSAALSRGGGGGRAAAETSALPPACRWAALDVLLSEDVLRCLLSYCGPREAAAVSAVSVACRGALAVESLEPLWYAWWLERRFHFWPHTQAPPDALPCAFALGLFSSEARGASGEGARASQAERGTAASDEPSAPPSCFEDADVASPHPRRVPLHSLQGGGGQASSGEGTGEAHAGDVEEDLPSDASARGPHPLNSEDGLETAGCPRTTPPLSWGIGLHSGGVWRRQFLWSSRTQHNWSTGRCQRFLLQAGDHSLLSVALHPTYQSPLCSCHSLQSVFSTKLQRRRSRRSSAAGTELRGPGGSSPSRGDSAAAGDTPRGLSSELSCGQSGETSREFSAQETELSSALSSACDLPSLAAGVDEGMLHRVEATAKCASLSCSTVPEETRGDRGEKPWCPSPVDRLRQKSAEGRKSASSAGGRPGSRSRHRELCNDCSDEDTSGRAEYPNEGDTSPRLPDLGFRARFFYVEGGLGNVLEQRTCFFTASPDRVALHEHMPSSSGGALTSRADRHSQSDLRSSGKPEEKKGRSPMPSPSLGPRLHPDVLSKLLSSPCLPSTDAAPPASAREGAISDLDSYEMYLWSQTGCAPNNFKNRTSSAGGGLGARENSDSGASRSALSAFEGGGASSLLGPLHAGGSAGGGGGGRRNKMKNRRNGPSWRKASAEGPEESPALSPNEGAAARERQACCPTPPPFSLEPALHAEPASGAGREGRRSLDAPGEACVKASACGNLREKGNRQRSWTDLLSVSGGAANSRPASAGGWLAKGQRRSSASSSMHFAGAAASRPRVHDLSRFSRDGASLLSCRIHTETGRIACTLGVEGACDLGGGRVGRRRKKSGGGGNSGWSGSGGSPLCEGRVYDLHSGQLVCSLDIDGAGLHQLQFQYAFSDDAGLLFGFDRWHREFVCWNLAGLCEGQSRLDAAAVIVAHADGILAMDVAGRAPGPHSVTGDCRVLAGSRDDTISLYAVDPFVRLQTFAGHEGEVSAVRWLARTPCNEPDACGCICSRRQNADIFASGSYDALVKIWDVRQRAPASLHPERQLTLLEHHSRISSIAAAGPDQRTLLTGDTDGVVKLWDLRQCTKSVCTVQYDGPVIELHANAAFCLVCVSSRRGKDGVYVMDFSADLPV